CAACTCTTGAAACGTTGGCACTTCGTTGTACATGACATTTGATCTTTTTAATcacttttctcaactaaaatacatatattttgcCATGATGTGACCGTATTGCCCTTTGGACTTTTGTATCCTCGATCGATCGTATCTTTTCATCTCCCGATGTTTCATCTCTCCCTCGCGAAGCCCTGGCGGCCTCTGCCCTACCGCTCGGGGTCATGGCCTGGCCACGGCGCCTGGTGCCTTGGCCGCGCCGCCTGGTGGCCTGGACGCGCAGGCCGGAGCCTGGAGGCGATGTCTTGTCACTTCTCTTTACGGATGCACGTAGACACCAACGGCATCCAGCAGGGATCCGGACCTCCCGAAGAACCCGACGACGTGGGTGCCGCCCTAGGACGCTGAAGGGTGTTTGCCACGGGGTGCCGAACGGGCCGTGCTTGCCGACGTTGGTGACGAACATGAGCGACCTCACGACGGTGTGGCCGCCGAACGGGCCGTACGTCCCGGAGATCTCCTTGACGAACTCCCCCGCGCCGAACATATGACCTGCTTGCcaccaagaaagaaagaaagaaaaactgcTTGACTTATGAGAACTACGAGATGCATAAGTCGTGATGATGAGCAAATGAGGAACAGGAACTGCAGATGGAACGTACCGCTGGAGCCGCCCCACGGCCCCGCCATGCGCGGCGCCCCGTCGACGTCGGCGTAGGTGAAGGAGATGGCGTCGACGGCTCCCTGGCAGCGGATGACGACGCTCTGGAGGCGGTGCGGCGCGACGCCAGCGGCGACGATGTCGTCCCGtgggtcgccgccgctgccgccccacaGCCCGATCTTGACGAGCCCCTCCattctccgccgccgcagcaagGCGAGATGACGAACAACGAAGGCTGGTGCTCAGCTCGGCTGCGCTGTGTTCTGTGCAGGATCAGAAGGGCAATACGGTCACATCATGGcaaaatacatgtattttagttgagaaaagtgATTAAAAAGACAAAATGTCATGTATAACAAAGTGCCAACGTTTCAAGGGTCGTTTTAGCGAAGTCGATGTTTGGAGTCCTATAATAGTGAAATGTATTGTTTCGCGTCCTATAATTGCAATTTTCTCGAAAAAAGGAATGTTGAGATCCTTTAGAAGTCTTTTGCGGTTCCAGCACACTACATAACAAAAGCCTCTGGTAGTCAACAATTACAGCCAGTGTTTTATGCCAATTTGTCATATGAAAGTTTATTTTCCATCTAAGCTCTGATCTGGTCCGAACTAAGTTTCATCTATGAGCGCTGTGAACAGCCCTATGAGCGCTGCCGGTGCCTTGTCAATTAAGCCCTTCAGTGATGTCAATCTTGCCATCCATGAGGTAACCTTCGGAGATTGTGCGATAGGATTACAAGTCAACACGTTAATTTAGCTCAGGACCGTGCATCGTTTTTGCTTACGGATTACGGTACACATTCGCGTATCACAAAAAATCAACAACTACAACAAGTCTTTGCattgcacaatttttttttttcaccacaTGCATGAAACCAAACAAAGCAAATTTTCCCTTGCGACGGCCACGACCTGCTTGCCGACGTTTCTGCCGGCGAAGAGCCCCACGAGTgcagccggcgccgcctcgATCCCACGCAGACGACCTTCCCTTCCTTGAGGTACcgcgccatctcctcctccaaccAGGAAGCCCTCCATTCGGATGTGCTTGCCGACGAGCTGGAAGAGGTCGACGCCGTCCGGCCGCTCCAGGTTGTACTGCGAGACCTGCCCGGACACGGCGACCCGGCCACGGGGGCGCATGTTGCGCAGGGCGGCCTCCAGCATCGCGCCGCCCACGTTCTCCAAGTACACGTCGATGCCATGAGGGAAGCACCTGTTGCACGAAGGAGGAGTTTTCCATGTGATTCATGAacataaaa
This sequence is a window from Setaria italica strain Yugu1 chromosome III, Setaria_italica_v2.0, whole genome shotgun sequence. Protein-coding genes within it:
- the LOC111256719 gene encoding protein GOS9-like, which translates into the protein MEGLVKIGLWGGSGGDPRDDIVAAGVAPHRLQSVVIRCQGAVDAISFTYADVDGAPRMAGPWGGSSGHMFGAGEFVKEISGTYGPFGGHTVVRSLMFVTNVGKHGPFGTPWQTPFSMVF